ACTAACTACGTCTTTTGAGGTCTGTTTTACAAGATCACGAAGTTCCTCGTCTGCATCGGTATTCTCATACTCACGACCACGGCCAATTTTACTAGGTGATGGATATTCTTCTAAAATCTCATACAAAACGTTCGATAGTTCAGAAGTGGTTGACATGCCCGTGACCTATCGTTCGCATATAATTAATGTGCTGATGGACGTTCGCTATACACCCGATGTTTTCTACAGCCACAGAATTGGTTTATGGATAACTCACAACTGGGCCACCACAGATAGTAGCCAAGTGTAGGGTACCCAGTTAATGATGGGACGAAACCAATGACCGATGAGCACCGAGCCTAAACAATCGTTTCGTCCTCTGGAAGGAGAGACCGGTATTTCGTCCAGCGGGTATTACCGGTCTTCTCGAGGTAGTTGTACTCCTGGAGTTTGACGAGGATGTTCCGCCGTTGACGTTTTGTCAGTGCATCATCGCCCCATCGATGTTCGTATTGCTCGTGAAGGTCGCTGCTCGAGATTTCGGTGTCAGCTGCGTGAATCAGTACAAGAAGGGAGCGTTCGTGCTCAGTAAGTCCCTCAGTTGAATACCGCGGAGTCGTTCCCGCGGTCTCGATTGCGACCTGGACGTCTTCGTCAGTGACTGACCGTCCATCGCGATCTGCACGCTCAACCGTCTTATGAAGCGCGTCAATTGCTGTTCGTGCATCGTCGCATACAGCAGCGATTTGTTCGATTTGCTTTCGCGTTATTGCGTCGTCTCGGACACCTGCCTTGACGCGATCGCGAAGGATTTCGGTGAGTGCTCCTGTCGAGTATTCGCCAAAATGGATGTTCGTCGATCCCTGGAATCGAGAAGTGATCCGGTCGTCGAGTCGTGAAAAGAGGTCCTGTGGACGATTCGAAATCGTCACTATCGAGACGCCGTCAATCGCGTGCAGTTTGTACAGTAAGTCTTTGTCCTTCAACCGGTCGACCTCATCGAGCGCGATTACGCATGGCCGATCGATTGCATCCGTAATCCGCTGATAGAGTGTTGATTGTGCAGTTGACTGGCGATGGATGTCGACGGTGGTATCGAGCCCATCAAGGATTCGTTCGAGTGTATCGAACGGTTTGTTGTTGATCCAGCAGTTCACATAGACCGCATCCGCATCGTCAGTTCCTGTGTCGAGTTGCTCGAGGACGTGTTTGATAGAGAGCGTCTTCCCAACCCCTGGCGGGCCATACACCGTGATGATGCAGTCAAATCCCTCAAGGCCGGATTTGAGTGCTGTCGAGAACATGCTGAGTTCCGATCGGCGATGTTTGATGTCCTCTGGAACCCACCCTTCGTCAAACACCATTTTATCAGTGATGACCTCCCCCTTGGTTAGCATATGCTGTCCATCACAAGTATCTGGGATAACAGTTACCGGTGAGTTTCCGAGAGTTCCGAGAGGAATCGAAGTACCGAGAAGGGGCGGCTCAGGCAATCTCACGCCAACATCTATCGGAAATACTGTAAGCTGAATTAACCAGAGTCGCTGGCTAAGTGACCCGTATTGGTAGCGGTGACCGATGCAGCCAAGCAGGCGGTTTACTCGGATATCAGTCTTCGACCTCGATCTCTATACCCTCCTCAGTGAATTCCTCGTTGTCATCACTTCGACGGAGTAATTTGTCGATGAGGTTCATACCACAAATTTGATTTCTATATAATAATGTATATTGCTTGCATAGTTACGTCACAGACTGTACCACAAATTCACAATTTTGCGATTGGTCCGGATGACCAAGCGTGACGAAAATTGCTGGAGGCTCTATGGGCCTCGATTGATATCCGTTGCAGGCGCTGATGCTTCTATGTCGACGTTCGAGATGGGGGCACGACCGACTTCGCGCCATGAAGCGCCAGTCCATTGGCTTTCGATGCGCCATCCCTCACACTCGCCTGTATCGGGGATGAACTGTACTCGGCGTCGCGTGCCGGTTAGGTCGGTCCACTCAATCGAGAGTGTTCGTCTCATTCAGACCACCGCGGTTTACCGGAAACGTGCTCT
Above is a genomic segment from Natrononativus amylolyticus containing:
- a CDS encoding Cdc6/Cdc18 family protein; the protein is MLTKGEVITDKMVFDEGWVPEDIKHRRSELSMFSTALKSGLEGFDCIITVYGPPGVGKTLSIKHVLEQLDTGTDDADAVYVNCWINNKPFDTLERILDGLDTTVDIHRQSTAQSTLYQRITDAIDRPCVIALDEVDRLKDKDLLYKLHAIDGVSIVTISNRPQDLFSRLDDRITSRFQGSTNIHFGEYSTGALTEILRDRVKAGVRDDAITRKQIEQIAAVCDDARTAIDALHKTVERADRDGRSVTDEDVQVAIETAGTTPRYSTEGLTEHERSLLVLIHAADTEISSSDLHEQYEHRWGDDALTKRQRRNILVKLQEYNYLEKTGNTRWTKYRSLLPEDETIV